One segment of Nocardia farcinica DNA contains the following:
- a CDS encoding 1,4-dihydroxy-2-naphthoyl-CoA synthase: MTFKSELWRPVPGFEDLTDITYHRHIEQGTVRVAFDRPEVRNAFRPHTVDELYRALDHARMTSDVGAVLLTGNGPSPKDGGWAFCSGGDQRIRGRSGYQYASGETAETVDPARAGRLHILEVQRLIRFMPKVVIALVNGWAAGGGHSLHVVCDLTLASREHARFKQTDADVGSFDGGYGSAYLAKMVGQKFAREIFFLGRPYTAEEMHRMGAVNKVVDHDRLEDEALEWTADINGKSPQAQRMLKYAFNLLDDGLVGQQLFAGEATRMAYMTDEAVEGRDAFLEKRAPDWTPYPWYF, from the coding sequence GTGACGTTCAAAAGCGAGCTGTGGCGCCCCGTCCCCGGGTTCGAGGACCTGACCGACATCACCTATCACCGGCATATCGAACAGGGCACGGTGCGGGTGGCGTTCGACCGGCCGGAAGTGCGCAACGCCTTCCGCCCGCACACGGTCGACGAGCTGTACCGGGCGCTCGACCACGCGCGGATGACCTCCGACGTCGGCGCGGTGCTGCTCACCGGCAACGGCCCCAGCCCCAAGGACGGCGGCTGGGCGTTCTGCTCCGGCGGCGACCAGCGCATCCGCGGCCGCAGCGGCTACCAGTACGCCAGCGGCGAGACCGCCGAAACCGTCGACCCGGCGCGCGCGGGCCGCCTGCACATCCTCGAGGTGCAGCGACTGATCCGGTTCATGCCCAAGGTGGTGATCGCCCTGGTCAACGGCTGGGCCGCGGGCGGCGGCCACAGCCTGCACGTGGTGTGCGACCTGACCCTGGCCAGCCGCGAGCACGCCCGGTTCAAGCAGACCGACGCCGACGTCGGCAGCTTCGACGGCGGCTACGGCAGCGCCTACCTGGCCAAGATGGTCGGCCAGAAATTCGCCCGCGAGATCTTCTTCCTCGGCCGCCCCTACACCGCCGAGGAAATGCACCGGATGGGCGCGGTCAACAAAGTCGTCGACCACGACCGCCTCGAGGACGAGGCCCTGGAATGGACCGCCGACATCAACGGCAAGTCCCCCCAAGCGCAGCGCATGCTCAAATACGCCTTCAACCTCCTCGACGACGGCCTCGTCGGCCAGCAATTGTTCGCCGGCGAAGCGACCCGCATGGCATACATGACCGACGAAGCCGTCGAAGGCCGCGACGCCTTCCTGGAAAAGCGCGCCCCGGATTGGACGCCCTACCCCTGGTATTTCTGA
- a CDS encoding PaaI family thioesterase → MSEEVKPVPDGAHAEGTANRAGTAIRPRIDTSAIDPDRYESHGGFPKVAPAQVGPNFGPFVEAMRTLQDLAVSADAPDEVYGAALAKAREMIDLLEPYRAPEMHSPAGRAVDLPGRGSLLMLPWTVLEAGPDGITMTGVFRRFHLGGNGAAHGGVLPLLFDDLFGMIVHYSGRPISRTAFLHVNYRKITPLETPLTVTGRVDRVEGRKTFVTAELRDEQGELLADSEALMVQLLPWQP, encoded by the coding sequence ATGAGCGAGGAAGTGAAACCTGTTCCGGACGGCGCGCACGCCGAAGGAACGGCCAACCGCGCCGGGACGGCGATCCGCCCGCGCATCGACACCAGCGCCATCGACCCGGACCGGTACGAATCGCACGGCGGCTTCCCCAAGGTGGCCCCCGCGCAGGTCGGCCCGAACTTCGGTCCCTTCGTCGAAGCGATGCGCACCCTGCAGGATCTGGCCGTCTCCGCCGACGCCCCCGACGAGGTGTACGGCGCCGCCCTCGCCAAGGCCCGCGAGATGATCGACCTGCTCGAGCCCTACCGCGCCCCGGAAATGCACTCCCCGGCCGGGCGCGCCGTCGACCTGCCCGGTCGCGGCAGCCTGCTGATGCTGCCGTGGACCGTGCTCGAGGCCGGGCCCGACGGCATCACCATGACCGGCGTGTTCCGCCGATTCCACCTGGGCGGCAACGGCGCAGCGCACGGCGGCGTGCTCCCGCTGCTGTTCGACGACCTGTTCGGGATGATCGTGCACTACTCCGGCAGGCCGATCAGCCGCACCGCCTTCCTCCATGTGAACTACCGCAAGATCACACCGTTGGAGACGCCGTTGACCGTCACCGGCCGGGTGGATCGAGTCGAGGGCCGAAAGACCTTCGTCACCGCCGAATTGCGCGATGAGCAGGGCGAATTGCTCGCCGACTCGGAAGCGCTGATGGTGCAGCTGCTGCCCTGGCAGCCGTGA